The segment CTCCCGGCGGCGGCCCTCCGGGGGATTACTCTGGTGATATATCCTCTCTTGAGCCTCATGAACGACCAGGCTCGGCGTATGGCCTCGGGAGGGTTCTCGGTTGTTCAGTTGCGAGGAGGGCAGTCAGGAAAGGAACGGAAGGAAGCTCTCACAACCATAGCCCGGGGAGACATCGACTTTGTGATCACCAACCCCGAAACCCTCCAGAACCAGACGATCCAGAGGGAACTTCGACGGGCCCGGGTTATCCACGCCGTGATCGACGAGGCCCATTGTGTGAGCGAATGGGGTGACACCTTCAGGCCCGTTTACCTCACCCTGGGCGAGACCCTGGAACGGTTACAGGTTCCCCTGGTGACCGCCTTTACCGCCACGGCGGGAGAAAAAGTTCTGGCCAGGATCAGGGAGAGCGTGTTTCCCGAGGGAGCGGCCCGCCTCATCCAGGGTAATCCCGACCGGGAAAATATTTCCTACCGTGTGCAGCCCTGCATCTCCCTCTCCCGTGCCGTGAGAAGTATTTTTTCCTCAGCTTCTCCCGGGCCCGTGGAGTCGCTCTGGCGCCCCGGAAAGAATCTGGCGCTTCCGGCGATTATCTTCTGCCGGACGCGCAGGGAAACCCGGCTGTACGCAGCGCTGGTTTCCTCCGTCCTGGAGGGCGATCAGGTGATCTGGTATCATGCAGGTCTGGAAAAAGAGGAAAAAGAAGCCAGGGAAAAAGCTTTTTTCGAGTCCTCCCGGGCGGTACTCTGCGCCACCTGCGCGTACGGCATGGGCGTGGACAAGGGAAATATTCGCTCCGTGGTCCACACCTACCTGCCCGATTCGGTGGAGGCCTTTCTTCAGGAAAGCGGCCGCGCCGGAAGGGACCGCGAGCAGGCTCAGTCGATTCTTCTGGTTGACCCCCAGGCAGAAGAGCAATACCGGAGAGACCAGGCCAGGGAAAAGGCGGGCATCCTGCAAGGCGTTGCCTTTGGCACGACCTGCCGGAGAGACCCTCTTCTGGAAGCGATGGGATCGGTCTCGCAAGGTGCTTGCTCTGGCTGCGATCGGTGTGAGGAGCGCCAGGCCCGTCCTCCCTTAATCGCCCCCTCCTCGACAACCGAGACAGCTGCCGCCCGGGTGGTTCGTTCCGCTGTTTCCTCCCGGCCGGGACAATTCATGGTCCACGAGTGGGTTCGAATCCTCCGCGGAAGGGCTTCCTGGCAGGACCACTGCCGGGGGACACCCTGGATCTCCCACTTTGGATCCCTCCGGCACTGGTCAGATGATGAGGTGACCCAAGCGCTGGAGGGGCTTACTGCCCTGGGGGCGCTGCGCCTTCGGCGAAACCGGCGGCTTGTTCCTTCCGAAGG is part of the Alkalispirochaeta americana genome and harbors:
- a CDS encoding RecQ family ATP-dependent DNA helicase, with protein sequence MEDPILAIARERFGLAFLFPYQRLVISNILEAAERTDEESRALGKQIVILPTGAGKSLCFQLPAAALRGITLVIYPLLSLMNDQARRMASGGFSVVQLRGGQSGKERKEALTTIARGDIDFVITNPETLQNQTIQRELRRARVIHAVIDEAHCVSEWGDTFRPVYLTLGETLERLQVPLVTAFTATAGEKVLARIRESVFPEGAARLIQGNPDRENISYRVQPCISLSRAVRSIFSSASPGPVESLWRPGKNLALPAIIFCRTRRETRLYAALVSSVLEGDQVIWYHAGLEKEEKEAREKAFFESSRAVLCATCAYGMGVDKGNIRSVVHTYLPDSVEAFLQESGRAGRDREQAQSILLVDPQAEEQYRRDQAREKAGILQGVAFGTTCRRDPLLEAMGSVSQGACSGCDRCEERQARPPLIAPSSTTETAAARVVRSAVSSRPGQFMVHEWVRILRGRASWQDHCRGTPWISHFGSLRHWSDDEVTQALEGLTALGALRLRRNRRLVPSEGAFSAGTHCSSGHDSTDRLPSPGDHSSPGDHSSPGRRQKGSPPTIPEAEKSASLIAAAASIKVRG